One window of Stenotrophomonas indicatrix genomic DNA carries:
- the purU gene encoding formyltetrahydrofolate deformylase: MRPDSILTLSCPDRTGIVYRVSGLLFDHGCNILDAQQFGDEESGRFFLRVHFDRDAGLPLDTVHAAMAALAADFGMDWQLHDGRRRPRLLVLVSKQGHCLNDLLFRAHSGQLKTDIAAVASNHADFAALAASYQVPFHHLPVNADTRAAQEQQIIDLVERECIDLVVLARYMQILSPTLCRALAGRAINIHHSFLPSFKGAQPYHQAHARGVKIIGATAHYVTEDLDEGPIIEQDVARVDHAMTPRELVRLGSDTESQVLARAVRRHVEHRILLNGHRTVVFR; encoded by the coding sequence ATGCGCCCCGATTCCATCCTCACTCTCTCCTGTCCCGACCGTACCGGCATCGTCTACCGCGTGTCGGGCCTGTTGTTCGACCACGGCTGCAACATCCTCGACGCCCAGCAGTTCGGCGACGAGGAGAGCGGTCGCTTCTTCCTGCGCGTGCACTTCGACCGCGATGCGGGCCTGCCGCTGGACACCGTGCACGCCGCGATGGCCGCACTGGCCGCGGACTTCGGCATGGACTGGCAGCTGCATGATGGCCGCCGCCGGCCGCGCCTGCTGGTGCTGGTCAGCAAGCAGGGCCATTGCCTGAACGACCTGCTGTTCCGTGCACACAGCGGCCAGCTGAAGACGGACATCGCAGCGGTGGCCTCCAACCACGCGGACTTCGCCGCCTTGGCGGCGTCCTACCAGGTGCCGTTCCACCACCTGCCGGTGAACGCCGACACGCGCGCGGCGCAGGAACAGCAGATCATCGATCTGGTCGAGCGCGAGTGCATCGACCTGGTGGTGCTGGCGCGCTACATGCAGATTCTCTCGCCCACGCTGTGCCGTGCGCTGGCGGGCAGGGCGATCAACATCCACCACAGCTTCCTGCCCAGCTTCAAGGGCGCGCAGCCGTACCACCAGGCGCACGCGCGCGGGGTCAAGATCATCGGCGCCACCGCGCACTACGTCACCGAAGACCTGGACGAAGGCCCGATCATCGAACAGGACGTGGCCCGCGTGGACCACGCGATGACGCCGCGCGAGCTGGTACGGCTGGGCAGCGATACCGAATCGCAGGTGCTGGCGCGTGCCGTGCGCCGGCATGTCGAGCACCGCATCCTGCTCAACGGGCACCGCACGGTCGTATTCCGGTAG